The Leptospirillum ferriphilum region CTTTTCCCTGCCACATGCGCAGTATTCGGGGTGGGAAGACCGGCAAAAAGCAGCAGGGAGGGAAATTTCTGAAGAATACGGGGATGGACTTTTTTATGACCAGGTACTCGAAGACGTCCGGTCGGCATGCCCAAAGGATTCAGTGGCGCCCTTCCCATGACGTTCTCCGGGGGCAGGTGTCACGTTCGGGGAGGATGTTTTCTCCGGAGTATTCGCGACAGGAGAAACTCCCGCGTGGGCATGGGGAGAGACCCCAGAAATCTTAAGGGCCAGACCAGACCAGGGGGGAAGGAATAAACCGATTTTTTCTTCCTGGCCGCTTTAAGAATGAGTTGGGCGGCTTTTTCCGGTTCCAGGACAAAGGGCATGGGGTAGGGATTGTCCCGGGTCATCTCTGTCCGGATAAAGCCGGGATTCACGAGTGTGAGAGTGACCCCATGCTGTTTCAGGTCATACCGAAGGGACCCGCACCAGAGGTTCAGGGCTGCTTTTGATGCACAGTAGCCTCCGGCTTCCGGCAGCGCAAGATAGGACGCAAGACTGGAGATGACAAGGATCGACCCATTCCGGTTGCTTGTCATTCCAGGAAGAAAAGGCAGAATTGTATTTCTCGCACCGTGAAAGTTCGTCTCCATCACGTCCTCTTCACATCGATCGGCCATCCCTGCATATAAAGGCCCCCGGATCCCGGCGTTAACAATCAGACAATCGGGAACACCGTAACGGTCTTGAAAGTCCATTCCCGCTTCTTGTAGAAAGGTTTTGTCACGGACGTCTCCCGTGTAGGTTATCACGTTGACTCCTTTTTTCCGGATTTCTCCGGCGAGAGACTCCAGGA contains the following coding sequences:
- a CDS encoding SDR family NAD(P)-dependent oxidoreductase gives rise to the protein MEIHPEYTGNSPPEKTSSRTPLFSRIFLTGASSGLGKALALESAHPGVSMGLLARRTSLLESLAGEIRKKGVNVITYTGDVRDKTFLQEAGMDFQDRYGVPDCLIVNAGIRGPLYAGMADRCEEDVMETNFHGARNTILPFLPGMTSNRNGSILVISSLASYLALPEAGGYCASKAALNLWCGSLRYDLKQHGVTLTLVNPGFIRTEMTRDNPYPMPFVLEPEKAAQLILKAARKKKSVYSFPPGLVWPLRFLGSLPMPTREFLLSRILRRKHPPRT